AAACGTGAATGTTCAAGGACTTGTTTATAAAGCCTTTGGCTACAGACCCTCATTCATTGTTGGCTGGCTTTATTGGGTTAACTGGATTCTCGTTATTACTGTTGAATTAATTGCGGCAGGTAGCTTCCTCCAGTATTGGCTTCCCTCCGTACCATTATGGGTTTTAAGCTTATTATGTGCCGGGTTCATTGTTGCGATTAACCTATTTCCAGTAAAACACTTTGGTGAGATGGAATTTTGGTTTGCCGGAATTAAAATATTAGCATTAACACTGTTTATTATATTAGGAGCACTTATTATTTTTGGTGCAGTGCCAAGTTCAATGGAAAATCCGATAACGAATTTGACTGGAAATGGTGGATTTTTCCCTAATGGCATTAGTGGTATGTTCGCTGCTTTCCTCGTTGTCATTTTCTCCTATGGTGGAGCAGAGTTAATAGGTGTCGCTGTATCAGAAACTAAGGATGCCAAACATGTTTTACCAAAAGTTGTGAAGGGTACTGTTTTTCGAGTAGTTATTTTTTATATGTTGCCGATCTTGATTATTTGCAGTATTATGCCGTGGAATCAGGTAACCGGAGAATCAAGTCCGTTCGTACAAGTTTTTGATTTAGCTGGAATCCCAGGGGCAGCCAATATCATGAATTTTGTCCTCATTACTGCCGTACTTTCAGCAGCAAATTCAGGAATTTACGCAACATCACGAACATTACACTCATTAGCCAAAAATGGTGAAGCCCCAAAGAGATTTTTGACCATCACGAAACATGGAATTCCATTAAACGGCATCTTGTTCGGGATGTTATTCATCTTAGCAGGAGTAATTTTATCGTATGTGACACCAGGCAAGGTCATTGGTTACCTTATGTCTATTCCTGGATTTACGGTAAATCTTGTTTGGATGGCCATATGCGGAGCACAGCTTAAGCTTCGAAAACAATATAAAAACACAGCAGATTTTAAAGTAATATGGCATCCCTATACAACCATTTTTGCGCTCGTCTCATTAGCATTAATTTTCGTATCATTCTTATTTAATACGAAAAATATTATTGGATCACTTGTCTGCGTCGTAACAATGATAATCATTACACTCCTATCGTTCGTTTATCATAAGGACAAGACCTCGAAACAAAAAATGCAAGTCAATCAACAATCTAAACAAATAATTTAACACAGTAAAGCGGTGGGGACAGTCCCCCACCGCTTTACTGTGTTAAAGTTTTATATATTACTTCACAAAAAAGTATTTATAAATTTGAATGATGATTAAAGGCAACATGCTAAGTCCCACAATTGAGAAATATTGATTACCAGACAGTTGTGCAATCTCAAACACTCTCATTAACGGAGGAAACCATAATACGAGATTTAGCAATGTAATTCCCAGTATGACAGCCAACCAAACTGATCGATTGGTAAACAATCCGATTTTAAATATGGACAACCTTGATCTTGAATTAAAGCCATGGAGCAGTCTAGAAAGGCACAAAGTTGCAAAAGCCATTGTGCTAGCAACAGCACTGTTTTCGGCTAAGCCAATATGGAATGAGATAATCGTGGTCAAAGCGATAATCATTCCCTCTGCAATAATTTCAGTTGCAAAATATTTATTGAGAATTGGTATATTTATATTTCTTGGTTTTTCCTTCATTACATTTTTATTATGGGGTTCAAGGCCTACTGCGATAGCAGGAAGACTATCTGTCAAAAGGTTAATAAATAACAGGTGGACTGGTGCAAATGGAACAGGCAATGCTCCTAGTGATGCATAGAGGACAGAGATGATTCCAGCTGTATTTCCCGATAAGAGAAATTTAATAGAGTTTTTAATATTGGAAAAGATGCTCCGTCCATTGTTAATGGCTTTTACGATTGTAGAAAAGTTATCATCCGTTAACACCATTGCTGCAGCATCCTTGGCAACCTCGGTCCCTGAGATCCCCATGGCAATTCCAATATCAGCTTGTTTAAGTGCCGGTGCATCATTTACACCGTCTCCTGTCATGGCAACAATATTTCCTCGAGCTTGCCAAGCCCTGACAATTCTTATTTTATGCTCAGGTGATACTCTTGCGTAAACAGACAGTCTCGATACACGTTCATGGAGTTCTTCATCGCTCATTTCTTCAAGCTCTGCTCCTTCAATCGCATCTTCATTATTTTGTAAAATTCCTGTTTGTCTTGCAATCGCACTTGCCGTGATTTTATGATCACCTGTGATCATGACAGGTTTAATCCCTGCTATGATGCAGTTTTTTACCGCACTTAATGATTCCGCTCGCGGTGGATCGACCATCGCGATTAGTCCGACAAAAATTAACTTATCCTCATCCTCAACGCCAATTTCATGTCCTGCTTCAAGCTCCTTATAAGCAAAACCAAGCACACGTAATCCTTCACTTGAAAACCTCCTGTATGCTTGTTCAATTTCCTGTTTATGCTGTTGTGAAAGCTCGATGATGCCATCTGATGTTCCAAGTCTGTCAATTCTTGATAAGACGATATCAGGTGCACCCTTTGTCAACATCAGCAATTGACCACGGACCATGTTCACAGTACTCATAAGCTTACGTTCTGAATCAAACGGCACCTCACCAAGACGCAAATAATTATCTCTCATCACCAATTCATCCATGTCATACGCTTCCCCAAGATTAACTAGAGCGACTTCTGTTGGATCACCTATTTCCTTATTTTCAATCGTCACGGCATCATTACAAAGAATAGCCATTGATAGTAGCCTGCGATCGATCTCCTTATCAGTGTTCAGTTGATCATGCTCAATCGCCTGACCGTCTACCCAAACTTTTTTCACCGTCATTTTATTTTCCGTTAAGGTTCCTGTTTTATCAGAACAAATAACTGAAATGCTGCCGAGGCTTTCAACCGCATGAAGCTGTCTGATAATCGCATTTTCCTTCGCCATTTTCTGTGTCCCAATCGCAAGAACAATTGTAACAATCGAACTCAACGCCTCTGGAATCGCTGCAACTGCGAGAGAGACAGCAAACATAAATGAATCCACCACATCGCGGCCTCTTACAATATCGAGTGCGAAAATGAACATCGATAAAATAATGATGACAAGCGCAAGTTTTTTACCAAAATGATCAAGATTTGTTTGCAACGGTGTTTTCTTTTCTTTTGCCGTTTCCATTAGGGTTGCAATTCGCCCAATTTCGGTTTTCATCCCTGTTCCCGTAACAAGGACGATCGCTCTTCCATACGTTACAAAGCTTCCGGAAAACACCATATTTTTCTGATCCCCAACAACCAGGTTTGCTTGATCAATAGGTTCAGAGGTTTTTAATACACTTTCAGATTCGCCTGTTAAAGAGCTTTCGTTCACTTGTAAGCTGTAAGTTTCGAGAATACGGCCATCACCACTGACATAGTCGCCTGCATCTAGATAAAGAATATCACCAGGCACCAATTCTTTTGATGGAATTTCCTGTTTTCGACCATCTCGAAACACCTTTGCAGTCGGCGATGAAAGTGCCTTTAAGCTTTGTAATGACTGCTCGGCCTTCAAATGTTGGATCGTTCCAAGGATTGCATTGATCATCAATACAATTAGGATGACGATTGTACTTTCTGCCTTACCGAGGAATGCCGAGACAGCAGCTGCTACCATTAGGATGATGACAAGAAAATCTTTAAATTGACTGAAGAACACCATCATAAACGTCCTTCGTTTTACTTCAGTCAGTTCATTCCAACCGTAATTCTCTCTTCTCTTCACTACTTCTTCAGATTGTAATCCATCTTCTGTAACCCCTAATGCTGTCATTGCTTCTGTTGATGTCTGCCTGTAAAATTCCTCCATTA
The DNA window shown above is from Bacillus sp. T3 and carries:
- a CDS encoding cation-translocating P-type ATPase, with product MEEFYRQTSTEAMTALGVTEDGLQSEEVVKRRENYGWNELTEVKRRTFMMVFFSQFKDFLVIILMVAAAVSAFLGKAESTIVILIVLMINAILGTIQHLKAEQSLQSLKALSSPTAKVFRDGRKQEIPSKELVPGDILYLDAGDYVSGDGRILETYSLQVNESSLTGESESVLKTSEPIDQANLVVGDQKNMVFSGSFVTYGRAIVLVTGTGMKTEIGRIATLMETAKEKKTPLQTNLDHFGKKLALVIIILSMFIFALDIVRGRDVVDSFMFAVSLAVAAIPEALSSIVTIVLAIGTQKMAKENAIIRQLHAVESLGSISVICSDKTGTLTENKMTVKKVWVDGQAIEHDQLNTDKEIDRRLLSMAILCNDAVTIENKEIGDPTEVALVNLGEAYDMDELVMRDNYLRLGEVPFDSERKLMSTVNMVRGQLLMLTKGAPDIVLSRIDRLGTSDGIIELSQQHKQEIEQAYRRFSSEGLRVLGFAYKELEAGHEIGVEDEDKLIFVGLIAMVDPPRAESLSAVKNCIIAGIKPVMITGDHKITASAIARQTGILQNNEDAIEGAELEEMSDEELHERVSRLSVYARVSPEHKIRIVRAWQARGNIVAMTGDGVNDAPALKQADIGIAMGISGTEVAKDAAAMVLTDDNFSTIVKAINNGRSIFSNIKNSIKFLLSGNTAGIISVLYASLGALPVPFAPVHLLFINLLTDSLPAIAVGLEPHNKNVMKEKPRNINIPILNKYFATEIIAEGMIIALTTIISFHIGLAENSAVASTMAFATLCLSRLLHGFNSRSRLSIFKIGLFTNRSVWLAVILGITLLNLVLWFPPLMRVFEIAQLSGNQYFSIVGLSMLPLIIIQIYKYFFVK
- a CDS encoding amino acid permease — encoded protein: METNQHELKKGLLPRHVQFMALAGMIGTGIFKGSSETLNMAGPSVILAYFIGGLLLFIVMAAMGEMGSVYPNVNVQGLVYKAFGYRPSFIVGWLYWVNWILVITVELIAAGSFLQYWLPSVPLWVLSLLCAGFIVAINLFPVKHFGEMEFWFAGIKILALTLFIILGALIIFGAVPSSMENPITNLTGNGGFFPNGISGMFAAFLVVIFSYGGAELIGVAVSETKDAKHVLPKVVKGTVFRVVIFYMLPILIICSIMPWNQVTGESSPFVQVFDLAGIPGAANIMNFVLITAVLSAANSGIYATSRTLHSLAKNGEAPKRFLTITKHGIPLNGILFGMLFILAGVILSYVTPGKVIGYLMSIPGFTVNLVWMAICGAQLKLRKQYKNTADFKVIWHPYTTIFALVSLALIFVSFLFNTKNIIGSLVCVVTMIIITLLSFVYHKDKTSKQKMQVNQQSKQII